A window from Salvia miltiorrhiza cultivar Shanhuang (shh) chromosome 2, IMPLAD_Smil_shh, whole genome shotgun sequence encodes these proteins:
- the LOC131007654 gene encoding G-type lectin S-receptor-like serine/threonine-protein kinase At4g27290 isoform X1 gives MMLTALELLRFNFFSSLNNMANVMFAKIVYKLSFLIMFLRITFSIDTLLPNQTIGTGQTLVSENQIFELHFFSPGKSRNVFLGIRYKSTPDVVVWVANRNNPITISQGVVLAISGNGSVVISRGGSIIWSGNPSGVASNPLLQLLDTGNLVVVDETTRRYIWQSFDYPGDTWWPGMKLVAGDMDGGGETYLTSWRNSDDPSPGDIVFRIVNQGMPELVAYRGENKVFRSGQWNGILFSSSPPSGNTVFKAKFELRGDRLISMTWSYESFIVVRSKLDASGELQRLTMNSQGDMWTHVMSFPQDKCGEYGHCGPYAICRIEKVQRCECFPGFKPVSQNDWERQDWYGGCRRVEALNCEGGDDFLKVEGVKYPDMLKFWINTSMSLGECKAQCLKNCSCTAVANPYVTDGGSGCVMWLGDLIDIRHISDADENQNLYIRLPISVLGDTTKSDKNEEKKKKRRRRHTKLIVILLTCGILLAGLITGVILLITRRKRTANSEDLELPLFKFATIMAATEGFSLDNLIGEGGFGPVYKGNLSAGEEIAVKRLSTTSEQGIKEFKNEVILIAKLQHRNLVKLLGCCIEGEERILIYEYLQNKSLNYFVFDQNGRTVLTWPKRFDIIMGIARGLLYLHQDSRLKIIHRDLKTSNILLDGDLNPKISDFGLARIFGEGQSVATTRRVVGTYGYMAPEYAVDGKYSMKSDTFALGVILLEIVSGKKNRGFDHCDHSHNLLGHAWLLWKENNIVELMDECLSDTFIESQVKRCIHMGLLCVQKFAEDRPAISSVVSMLGSDGAIIQEPKEPGFFIERSLSRNCRTSTCQETLTITELEAR, from the exons ATGATGCTTACGGCTCTTGAGCTCCTCCGTTTTAATTTCTTTTCATCTTTGAACAATATGGCGAATGTGATGTTCGCCAAGATCGTCTATAAGCTGTCTTTTTTAATCATGTTTCTAAGAATCACTTTTTCAATAGACACACTTCTCCCGAACCAAACAATTGGCACTGGGCAGACTTTGGTTAGTGAAAACCAAATTTTCGAGTTGCATTTTTTCAGCCCTGGAAAATCAAGAAATGTGTTCTTGGGAATACGGTACAAAAGCACACCAGATGTTGTAGTTTGGGTAGCAAACAGAAACAATCCCATCACTATTTCACAAGGAGTGGTGTTGGCTATTTCTGGAAATGGAAGTGTTGTGATAAGCAGAGGTGGAAGCATTATCTGGTCTGGAAATCCATCAGGCGTGGCATCAAATCCACTTCTACAGCTTCTTGATACTGGAAACCTGGTTGTTGTAGACGAGACGACGCGGCGCTACATATGGCAGAGCTTTGATTATCCAGGAGACACATGGTGGCCAGGAATGAAACTGGTGGCTGGCGACATGGATGGCGGCGGAGAGACATATTTGACATCATGGAGAAACTCCGACGATCCTTCGCCTGGCGATATTGTTTTCAGGATCGTAAATCAGGGCATGCCGGAGCTGGTGGCTTACAGAGGGGAGAACAAAGTTTTCCGAAGTGGACAGTGGAACGGAATTCTCTTTAGCAGCTCGCCACCTTCCGGCAACACAGTTTTCAAAGCTAAGTTTGAGTTGAGGGGAGACAGGTTGATATCTATGACTTGGTCTTATGAAAGCTTCATTGTCGTGAGGTCGAAGCTAGACGCATCCGGTGAACTCCAGCGGCTTACTATGAACTCGCAAGGAGATATGTGGACTCACGTCATGTCATTTCCACAAGACAAGTGTGGCGAATATGGCCATTGCGGTCCGTATGCAATCTGCAGGATCGAGAAGGTGCAGAGGTGCGAGTGTTTTCCGGGATTCAAACCCGTGTCCCAGAATGATTGGGAGCGTCAAGATTGGTATGGTGGGTGCAGGAGAGTTGAGGCGTTGAATTGCGAGGGCGGGGATGATTTTCTGAAAGTTGAAGGAGTGAAATACCCTGATATGCTCAAGTTTTGGATAAATACTAGCATGAGCCTCGGAGAATGTAAAGCCCAGTGCCTCAAAAACTGCAGCTGCACCGCGGTTGCTAATCCGTATGTTACTGATGGAGGTAGTGGCTGCGTGATGTGGCTCGGGGATCTCATCGACATCAGACACATTTCTGACGCTGATGAAAACCAGAACTTGTATATTCGATTACCAATTTCAGTACTAG GTGATACCACCAAGTCAGACAAgaatgaggagaagaagaagaagagaaggagaaggcATACAAAACTAATAGTGATATTACTTACATGTGGAATTCTTTTAGCAGGCCTTATCACGGGAGTAATACTTTTGATAACACGACGAAAGAGGACAG CTAACAGTGAAGATCTGGAATTACCATTATTCAAGTTTGCAACTATTATGGCTGCAACTGAAGGTTTTTCGTTGGATAACTTGATTGGAGAAGGAGGTTTTGGCCCTGTTTACAAG GGGAACTTGTCTGCGGGAGAAGAAATTGCCGTTAAAAGATTGTCAACAACTTCAGAGCAAGGCATCAAAGAATTCAAGAATGAAGTAATCCTGATAGCCAAACTTCAGCACAGGAACCTCGTCAAACTTTTGGGATGCTGCATTGAAGGAGAGGAAAGAATACTCATCTATGAATACCTGCAGAATAAAAGCCTCAACTACTTTGTTTTTG ATCAAAATGGAAGGACAGTTTTGACATGGCCTAAACGCTTTGACATAATCATGGGAATCGCAAGGGGACTGCTGTATCTCCATCAGGACTCCAGATTAAAGATTATCCATAGGGATCTAAAGACGAGCAATATTCTATTAGATGGAGATTTGAATCCCAAAATCTCAGACTTCGGGTTAGCAAGAATTTTTGGAGAGGGACAATCTGTTGCTACCACAAGAAGAGTTGTTGGGACATA TGGCTATATGGCTCCGGAATACGCTGTTGATGGGAAGTATTCGATGAAATCTGACACCTTTGCCTTGGGAGTCATACTGTTAGAGATTGTGAGTGGAAAGAAGAACAGAGGCTTCGACCACTGCGATCACTCTCATAACCTATTGGGCCAT GCATGGTTGCTGTGGAAGGAAAACAACATTGTGGAGCTAATGGATGAATGCTTGAGTGATACATTTATCGAATCTCAAGTGAAGAGATGCATACACATGGGGTTATTGTGTGTTCAAAAATTTGCAGAAGATAGGCCAGCCATATCATCTGTGGTTTCCATGTTAGGAAGTGATGGAGCAATAATACAAGAACCTAAGGAACCTGGATTTTTCATCGAAAGGAGTCTGAGTCGGAATTGCAGAACAAGTACGTGTCAAGAAACACTCACGATCACTGAGTTGGAAGCCAGATAA
- the LOC131007654 gene encoding G-type lectin S-receptor-like serine/threonine-protein kinase At4g27290 isoform X2 — translation MMLTALELLRFNFFSSLNNMANVMFAKIVYKLSFLIMFLRITFSIDTLLPNQTIGTGQTLVSENQIFELHFFSPGKSRNVFLGIRYKSTPDVVVWVANRNNPITISQGVVLAISGNGSVVISRGGSIIWSGNPSGVASNPLLQLLDTGNLVVVDETTRRYIWQSFDYPGDTWWPGMKLVAGDMDGGGETYLTSWRNSDDPSPGDIVFRIVNQGMPELVAYRGENKVFRSGQWNGILFSSSPPSGNTVFKAKFELRGDRLISMTWSYESFIVVRSKLDASGELQRLTMNSQGDMWTHVMSFPQDKCGEYGHCGPYAICRIEKVQRCECFPGFKPVSQNDWERQDWYGGCRRVEALNCEGGDDFLKVEGVKYPDMLKFWINTSMSLGECKAQCLKNCSCTAVANPYVTDGGSGCVMWLGDLIDIRHISDADENQNLYIRLPISVLGDTTKSDKNEEKKKKRRRRHTKLIVILLTCGILLAGLITGVILLITRRKRTANSEDLELPLFKFATIMAATEGFSLDNLIGEGGFGPVYKGNLSAGEEIAVKRLSTTSEQGIKEFKNEVILIAKLQHRNLVKLLGCCIEGEERILIYEYLQNKSLNYFVFDQNGRTVLTWPKRFDIIMGIARGLLYLHQDSRLKIIHRDLKTSNILLDGDLNPKISDFGGYMAPEYAVDGKYSMKSDTFALGVILLEIVSGKKNRGFDHCDHSHNLLGHAWLLWKENNIVELMDECLSDTFIESQVKRCIHMGLLCVQKFAEDRPAISSVVSMLGSDGAIIQEPKEPGFFIERSLSRNCRTSTCQETLTITELEAR, via the exons ATGATGCTTACGGCTCTTGAGCTCCTCCGTTTTAATTTCTTTTCATCTTTGAACAATATGGCGAATGTGATGTTCGCCAAGATCGTCTATAAGCTGTCTTTTTTAATCATGTTTCTAAGAATCACTTTTTCAATAGACACACTTCTCCCGAACCAAACAATTGGCACTGGGCAGACTTTGGTTAGTGAAAACCAAATTTTCGAGTTGCATTTTTTCAGCCCTGGAAAATCAAGAAATGTGTTCTTGGGAATACGGTACAAAAGCACACCAGATGTTGTAGTTTGGGTAGCAAACAGAAACAATCCCATCACTATTTCACAAGGAGTGGTGTTGGCTATTTCTGGAAATGGAAGTGTTGTGATAAGCAGAGGTGGAAGCATTATCTGGTCTGGAAATCCATCAGGCGTGGCATCAAATCCACTTCTACAGCTTCTTGATACTGGAAACCTGGTTGTTGTAGACGAGACGACGCGGCGCTACATATGGCAGAGCTTTGATTATCCAGGAGACACATGGTGGCCAGGAATGAAACTGGTGGCTGGCGACATGGATGGCGGCGGAGAGACATATTTGACATCATGGAGAAACTCCGACGATCCTTCGCCTGGCGATATTGTTTTCAGGATCGTAAATCAGGGCATGCCGGAGCTGGTGGCTTACAGAGGGGAGAACAAAGTTTTCCGAAGTGGACAGTGGAACGGAATTCTCTTTAGCAGCTCGCCACCTTCCGGCAACACAGTTTTCAAAGCTAAGTTTGAGTTGAGGGGAGACAGGTTGATATCTATGACTTGGTCTTATGAAAGCTTCATTGTCGTGAGGTCGAAGCTAGACGCATCCGGTGAACTCCAGCGGCTTACTATGAACTCGCAAGGAGATATGTGGACTCACGTCATGTCATTTCCACAAGACAAGTGTGGCGAATATGGCCATTGCGGTCCGTATGCAATCTGCAGGATCGAGAAGGTGCAGAGGTGCGAGTGTTTTCCGGGATTCAAACCCGTGTCCCAGAATGATTGGGAGCGTCAAGATTGGTATGGTGGGTGCAGGAGAGTTGAGGCGTTGAATTGCGAGGGCGGGGATGATTTTCTGAAAGTTGAAGGAGTGAAATACCCTGATATGCTCAAGTTTTGGATAAATACTAGCATGAGCCTCGGAGAATGTAAAGCCCAGTGCCTCAAAAACTGCAGCTGCACCGCGGTTGCTAATCCGTATGTTACTGATGGAGGTAGTGGCTGCGTGATGTGGCTCGGGGATCTCATCGACATCAGACACATTTCTGACGCTGATGAAAACCAGAACTTGTATATTCGATTACCAATTTCAGTACTAG GTGATACCACCAAGTCAGACAAgaatgaggagaagaagaagaagagaaggagaaggcATACAAAACTAATAGTGATATTACTTACATGTGGAATTCTTTTAGCAGGCCTTATCACGGGAGTAATACTTTTGATAACACGACGAAAGAGGACAG CTAACAGTGAAGATCTGGAATTACCATTATTCAAGTTTGCAACTATTATGGCTGCAACTGAAGGTTTTTCGTTGGATAACTTGATTGGAGAAGGAGGTTTTGGCCCTGTTTACAAG GGGAACTTGTCTGCGGGAGAAGAAATTGCCGTTAAAAGATTGTCAACAACTTCAGAGCAAGGCATCAAAGAATTCAAGAATGAAGTAATCCTGATAGCCAAACTTCAGCACAGGAACCTCGTCAAACTTTTGGGATGCTGCATTGAAGGAGAGGAAAGAATACTCATCTATGAATACCTGCAGAATAAAAGCCTCAACTACTTTGTTTTTG ATCAAAATGGAAGGACAGTTTTGACATGGCCTAAACGCTTTGACATAATCATGGGAATCGCAAGGGGACTGCTGTATCTCCATCAGGACTCCAGATTAAAGATTATCCATAGGGATCTAAAGACGAGCAATATTCTATTAGATGGAGATTTGAATCCCAAAATCTCAGACTTCGG TGGCTATATGGCTCCGGAATACGCTGTTGATGGGAAGTATTCGATGAAATCTGACACCTTTGCCTTGGGAGTCATACTGTTAGAGATTGTGAGTGGAAAGAAGAACAGAGGCTTCGACCACTGCGATCACTCTCATAACCTATTGGGCCAT GCATGGTTGCTGTGGAAGGAAAACAACATTGTGGAGCTAATGGATGAATGCTTGAGTGATACATTTATCGAATCTCAAGTGAAGAGATGCATACACATGGGGTTATTGTGTGTTCAAAAATTTGCAGAAGATAGGCCAGCCATATCATCTGTGGTTTCCATGTTAGGAAGTGATGGAGCAATAATACAAGAACCTAAGGAACCTGGATTTTTCATCGAAAGGAGTCTGAGTCGGAATTGCAGAACAAGTACGTGTCAAGAAACACTCACGATCACTGAGTTGGAAGCCAGATAA